The following DNA comes from Mesorhizobium sp. B2-1-8.
GATCTCGACCATCTGGCGCTCGCCGATGGACAGCGTCTTGACCTTGCGGCGCATGTCGATGTCGATGCCGGCCGATTTCAGCTTGGCGCCGACGTCTTCCAGCATCTTGGTGCGCGCGATGATGCCGGCGCTGGCGGGAAAGCGGCCGAGGCTGAGATTTTCGGCAACAGTGAGCTCGGGAACGAGCTGCAATTCCTGGTGAATGACGATGACGCCATTGTCGAAGGCATCCCGGGTCGAGGCATAGGCCTGGACCTTGCCATCGATGCGGATTTCGCCCGCGTCGGCATGCTGGTCACCGGAAAGGATCTTGATCAGGGTGGATTTACCGGCGCCGTTCTCGCCCATCAGGCCGTGCACGGCGCCCTTGTCAACGCTGAACGAGACGTCCGACAACGCCTTGACGCCCGGATAGGTCTTGGTGATGTGCGAGAAATCGAGAAAGGACACGGGCAGCGATCCTTCTTGCCATTGAGAAACAGGCGGCGGGATGAGCCGCCGCCTGTTTGTACAGGGAGGACTATTCGATGCCGAGGCCCTGGCGGACCTTCTGATAGTCGTCACGCTTGGCCAGCGCACCGGAGGTCAGGATCAGCTTCTCCGGTTCCTTGTTGTTGGCAACCCAGTCATACATGTTGAGCGCCGTCTCGTAGCCATGGCGCTTCGGCGAGATGATCACGGTGCCGACAAAGCCGGTAGCAGCCGGCTTCTTGAACTCGTTGATCGCCGAATCCGCGCCACCAATGCCGACGCCGATCATGCCGTCCGCCGGAATGCCGACGCTTTCGGCGGCACGCACCGCACCCAGTACGGCTTCGTCATTGAGGCCGAAGGAAACCCATTTCTTGATGTCGGCATGGGCGTTGAGCACGACTGTCGCGGCATTGAGTGCGGCTTCCGTGTCGGTCTTGGCCTGCGGCGCGTCGAAGATGTTCTCGGTCTTGAAGCCATTTGCCTTCAGCACCGAGATGGCGCCTTCGACACGGTCGACGGCCGTGGGCAGCTGGTCATAGGAGACGCGAATGGCGCCGACCTCGTCGGCCTTCCAGCCGCGTGCCTTCATCTCGTCGACGATGGCCTTGCCGACGGCCTCGCCGATCTTGGTTGCCGAGATGCCCATATGCGGCACGTCTTCCAGCGCCTTGCCGTCGGCACCAACCAGACGGTCGTCGACGGTCATCAGCTTGAGATTGTTGGCGGTGGCCTTGGCGACGATGCCAGGCCCGAGCTTCACGTCCGGCGTGCAGACAATGAAGCCCTGGGCGCCCTGAGCGCCGAGATTGTCGATCGCCGACATCAGCTTCTCACCGTCCTCGGCGCCGATTTTGACAAGGGTGAACCCCTTTTCCTTGGCGGCCTGGTCGGCGAACTTCCATTCGTCCTGGAACCATGGCTCCTCGGGCTGTTTGACGATGAAACCGATCTTGGTGTCCTGAGCATATGCAGCGATGGTCGTGACGGACAGCATGGCAAGCGCGCCCGCGACGAGCGCGGTCTTTAAAAGTCGCATGATTACCTCCCAGCGATAGGCCGGGCGCTCCAGCCCGGGTATCGGATTCTCTAGTCGCTTTTATCATACTCGTCAATTGATCTGGTATGATAATTAATGTACATGCTATGATCAACGATCGCTGGCGCAAGTCGTTTGTATCCGCTAATGCCGGGCCGGTTGCGCGAACATGGCAGGTTCGCCGCCTTGGAGGAGGGCTGAGGTGACCGAGATTTCAAACAAGGCCCCGGGGAACGCCACCGCTCGCCGCCCGCGCGTCATGCCGGATGTGACGAAGGCGATCGCCTCGGACATCTTTTCCGGACGCTATCCGGCCGGATCCTCATTGCCGACCGAAAACGAACTTGGCGTCGAATATGGCGTCAGCCGCACTGTCATCCGCGAGGCCCTGAAGGTGATTGCCGCCAAGGGGCTGGTGCTGTCACGGCCGCGCGTCGGCACTGTCGTCTGCGACGAGGACGACTGGAACATCATCGATCCGCAGGTGCTGGCCTGGCATGCGCCGCATGCGCTGGACGACAAGCTCTTCGACGCCATCCTGGAGACGCGCAGGGCCATCGAACCTCTGGTCGCCGAGCTGGCCGCGACGCGCGCGACATTGCAGGAGATCGCCGATCTCGAGGCGGCTTGGCAAGGTATGGCAAGCGCAGGCGAGGATCTCTCAGCGTTCTCGCGCTCCGATATTGTCTTCCATCAGATCGTCTATGCCGCCAGCCACAACCCGATCTTTCGCCAGATTGGCAATCTGATCGACACAGGGCTGAAATTCTCACTGGAGGCAACGGCGACGATTTCGCTCGAGCGGCGCACCGAAGCGGTGTCGGCGCATCAAGAGGTGGTAGAAGCGCTGCGCATGCGCGACGCCAAGGCGGCGCGGGATGCAGCCAACCGGATCCTCGACCTTGCGGCGCGCGATCTCGCCAGCGCCAAGAAACTCAAGAGCAACTGAGACAAGTCCCGCCCGCATGAAAATCACCTCGCTCACCACCTACCTCGTTCCGCCACGCTGGCTGTTTCTGAAGATCGAGACCGATGCAGGGGTTACCGGCTGGGGAGAGCCGGTGGTCGAAGGCAGGGCGCTGACCGTCGAGGCGGCGGTCAAGGAGCTTGGTGATTATCTCATCGGCAAAGACCCGCGCCTGATCGAGGATCACTGGACGGTGATGCATCGCGGCGGCTTCTACCGCGGCGGGCCGATCCTGATGAGCGCCATTGCCGGCATCGACCAGGCGCTGTGGGACATCAAGGGCAAGGCGCTCGGCGTGCCCGTGCATGAACTGCTCGGCGGCAAGTTGCGTGACACCATCAAGGTTTATTCCTGGATCGGCGGCGACCGGCCGGCCGAGGTTGCCGCCGGCGCCAGGGAAATGGTGGCGCGCGGCTTCCTGGCACTCAAAATGAACGGCACCGAGGAACTGCAGATCGTCGACAGCCACGACAAGATCGACGCGGCAGTGGAGCGCGTCGCCATGGTTCGTGAAGCCGTCGGATCCGGCATTGGCATTGCCGTCGATTTCCACGGCCGCGTGCATCGGCCGATGGCGCGCATCCTGGTCAAGGAGCTTGAGCCCTACAGGCTGATGTTCATCGAGGAGCCGGTGCTCAGCGAAAGCCGCGAGGCGCTGAAGGAGATCGCCGCCCTTGGCTCGACGCCGATCGCGCTCGGCGAGCGCCTCTACAGCCGCTGGGACTTCAAGTCCGTGTTCGAGGAAGCCATAGTCGACATCATCCAGCCCGACTTGTCGCATGCCGGCGGCATCACCGAATGCCGCAAGATCGCGGCCATGGCGGAGGCCTATGACGTGGCGGTGGCACCGCACTGCCCGCTCGGTCCGATCGCGCTGGCCGCATGCCTGCAACTTGATGCGGTCAGCTACAACTGCTTCATCCAGGAGCAAAGCCTCGGTATCCACTACAACGCCGCCAATGACCTGCTCGACTACGCCGCCAACAAGGATGTCTTCCGCTACGAGGATGGCTATGTCGCCATTCCCGATGGCCCGGGCCTCGGTGTCGAGATCGACGAGGACTACGTCAAGGAGCGCGCCAAGGAAGGACATCGCTGGCGTAACCCGATCTGGCGCCACAGGGACGGCTCCTTCGCCGAGTGGTGACTTGGCTGAGCGGCAGCCTTCACAGAATTCCTCCTTCAAATACGAGCTTGCCAAAACTGCCCGACCGGGAGGTCAAGTTCGACCGTCGAGTGGGTGATCTCCAACTCGGCCGTAATGGCCTTCGACGAAAAAAGACGCGTCAACACGACTTTCCCCAGCGTGTCGCTGCGCAAGGCATCCCTTGCCCGGCTGCCGATCAGAACTGCATCCGGCATGATCAGCCATGCGCCCGCCCGGGCGTAAAAACCGGCGAGCGGCGGATCACAGGTAAAGACACCGAAATCGATCCCGCTCTGTTCCATCCAGTGTGGCGGCGCAAGGTGCGCCGGCGGTGGATCGGCTCAATCGAGTCGGGGGGCGCCGTCGATTGCCGGCATCCGAGTGGCGCGGGCCATCTTCAATCGCCGCGAACGCCAGGACAGCATCGTCGGCAGGACCGCCACCGCTGCCGCCATGACCCACAATACGATGCAGATGGTGCTGGAGAAGAGGATCGACAGCTCGCCGCCGCTGATCGCAAGCGCGTTGCGCAGATTGATTTCCATGACATGGCCGAGCACGAAGCCGAGGATGATCGGTGCCATGTCGAAGCCCGCCTTACGCAGCAGCCAGCCGACCATGCCGATGCCGAGCATCAGGAAGATCGCGAAGACGGAGGCGTGGGTCGAATAGACGCCGACGATCGACAGGACCAGAATGCCGGGAACCAGAAGCCAGTTCGGAACGGTCAGCACGCGGGCGAAGATATTGACCAGCGGAAGATTGAGCAGCAGCAGCAGAAAGTTGCCTATGAACAGCGAAGCGACCAGGCCACCGACGATCTCCGGCCGCTCTGTAAGCAGCATCGGCCCCGGCTGGATGTTGTAGAGCATCAAGGCGCCAAGCATGACGGCAGTGGTGCCGGAGCCTGGAATCCCGAGGGTCAGCATCGGCACGAAGGCGCCGCAGGCGGTGGCGTTGTTGGCCGCTTCCGGCGCCGCCAACCCACGCACGTCACCCTTGCCGAAGGTGTCCTCTGTGTCCGACAGGCGCTTCTCGGTGGTGTAGGCGATGGCGCTGGAAACGGAAGCACCGGTGCCGGGCAGCACGCCGACGACGAAGCCGATGACCGAGCTGCGCAGCATGGTGCCCGTGCATCTCGCGACATCGGCAGCGCGCACCGTCATGCGTCCGAGTTCGCGGATCACGGTGAAGCCGCGGCCCTGGTGCTCGAGGATGACCAGCGCTTCCGAGATCGAAAACAGGCCGATCACCAGCACCACGAATTCGATGCCGTCGCCGAGTTCGGGTTGATTGAAAGTGAAGCGGTAGGCGCCCGACGTGGCGTCGAGGCCGACGGTGGCGAGCATCAGGCCGAGCGTGCAGCCGATCAGCGTCTTGACCGGCTGGCTGCCGACCATCGAGCCGAGGGTGGCAAAAGCAAAGACCATCAGCACGAAATATTCGGCCGGGCCGAAGCCGATCGCCAGGCGGGCGAGAACCGGCGCGAACCGCGCAAGGCCGATGGAGCCGAAAATGCCGCCGACGAAGGACGAGATGCCGGACAGCGTCAAAGCCTCGCCGGCCCGTCCCTGCCGCGCCATCGGATAGCCGTCGAGCGCCGTCATCACGGCGCCGGCATCGCCTGGCACATTGAGCAGGATCGACGAAATGCGACCGCCATATTCGGCGCCGCAATAGATGGCCGACAAAAGGATCATCGTGCTTTCAGCGGGAAGGCCCATCGTGTAGGCGATCGGCAGCAACAGGGCGATGCCGTTGATAGGGCCGATGGCGGGAAGCGCACCGACAAGTGTGCCGATGAAACAGCCGATCAGGCCGACGAGAAGGTTCTGACCGGTCAGGGCGACGGTA
Coding sequences within:
- a CDS encoding tripartite tricarboxylate transporter permease; this encodes MNLDYLWHGFTVALTGQNLLVGLIGCFIGTLVGALPAIGPINGIALLLPIAYTMGLPAESTMILLSAIYCGAEYGGRISSILLNVPGDAGAVMTALDGYPMARQGRAGEALTLSGISSFVGGIFGSIGLARFAPVLARLAIGFGPAEYFVLMVFAFATLGSMVGSQPVKTLIGCTLGLMLATVGLDATSGAYRFTFNQPELGDGIEFVVLVIGLFSISEALVILEHQGRGFTVIRELGRMTVRAADVARCTGTMLRSSVIGFVVGVLPGTGASVSSAIAYTTEKRLSDTEDTFGKGDVRGLAAPEAANNATACGAFVPMLTLGIPGSGTTAVMLGALMLYNIQPGPMLLTERPEIVGGLVASLFIGNFLLLLLNLPLVNIFARVLTVPNWLLVPGILVLSIVGVYSTHASVFAIFLMLGIGMVGWLLRKAGFDMAPIILGFVLGHVMEINLRNALAISGGELSILFSSTICIVLWVMAAAVAVLPTMLSWRSRRLKMARATRMPAIDGAPRLD
- a CDS encoding arabinose ABC transporter substrate-binding protein, with protein sequence MRLLKTALVAGALAMLSVTTIAAYAQDTKIGFIVKQPEEPWFQDEWKFADQAAKEKGFTLVKIGAEDGEKLMSAIDNLGAQGAQGFIVCTPDVKLGPGIVAKATANNLKLMTVDDRLVGADGKALEDVPHMGISATKIGEAVGKAIVDEMKARGWKADEVGAIRVSYDQLPTAVDRVEGAISVLKANGFKTENIFDAPQAKTDTEAALNAATVVLNAHADIKKWVSFGLNDEAVLGAVRAAESVGIPADGMIGVGIGGADSAINEFKKPAATGFVGTVIISPKRHGYETALNMYDWVANNKEPEKLILTSGALAKRDDYQKVRQGLGIE
- the dgoD gene encoding galactonate dehydratase gives rise to the protein MKITSLTTYLVPPRWLFLKIETDAGVTGWGEPVVEGRALTVEAAVKELGDYLIGKDPRLIEDHWTVMHRGGFYRGGPILMSAIAGIDQALWDIKGKALGVPVHELLGGKLRDTIKVYSWIGGDRPAEVAAGAREMVARGFLALKMNGTEELQIVDSHDKIDAAVERVAMVREAVGSGIGIAVDFHGRVHRPMARILVKELEPYRLMFIEEPVLSESREALKEIAALGSTPIALGERLYSRWDFKSVFEEAIVDIIQPDLSHAGGITECRKIAAMAEAYDVAVAPHCPLGPIALAACLQLDAVSYNCFIQEQSLGIHYNAANDLLDYAANKDVFRYEDGYVAIPDGPGLGVEIDEDYVKERAKEGHRWRNPIWRHRDGSFAEW
- a CDS encoding FadR/GntR family transcriptional regulator, which gives rise to MPDVTKAIASDIFSGRYPAGSSLPTENELGVEYGVSRTVIREALKVIAAKGLVLSRPRVGTVVCDEDDWNIIDPQVLAWHAPHALDDKLFDAILETRRAIEPLVAELAATRATLQEIADLEAAWQGMASAGEDLSAFSRSDIVFHQIVYAASHNPIFRQIGNLIDTGLKFSLEATATISLERRTEAVSAHQEVVEALRMRDAKAARDAANRILDLAARDLASAKKLKSN